One genomic segment of Candidatus Schekmanbacteria bacterium includes these proteins:
- the ftsA gene encoding cell division protein FtsA translates to MAKSNLIVGLDIGSTKVCCLVAQPKENESLEIIGLGMAPSEGLKSGVVVNIESTVESIQKAVEEAELMAGIEISRVFTGIAGNHIKGFNSHGLIIINDKEVKKKDVQRVIDNATAVAMPRDREIIHVIPQEYIIDDQGGIKEPVGMAGVRLEAKVHIVTGAVTSIQNVVKSCNKAGLEIEDVVLQQFASGEAVLSSDEKELGVALLDIGGGSTDIAIYYNGCIKFTSMIDLGGNHVTNDIAVGLRASRKEAEKIKTRYGCAYSALVKPDEKIEVDRISGKEPTILSRKILSEIIQPRVEEIFSIARQEIRKSGIEDLIASGIVLTGGASLLPGTQEVAEQVFELPVRIGSPSEMDGGLVEKVKNPMYSTAVGLILYGSKSMGDSMPDTQGMGGLFKKAMGWFQEFV, encoded by the coding sequence ATGGCTAAGAGCAACCTTATAGTCGGATTGGACATCGGATCAACGAAAGTGTGCTGCCTTGTAGCGCAACCTAAGGAGAATGAGAGCCTTGAAATAATAGGTCTTGGGATGGCCCCTTCGGAGGGGTTGAAAAGCGGTGTAGTCGTAAACATTGAAAGCACCGTTGAATCAATACAAAAAGCCGTGGAAGAAGCGGAGCTTATGGCGGGGATTGAGATAAGCAGGGTCTTCACGGGAATAGCCGGCAACCATATCAAAGGGTTTAACAGCCACGGGCTTATAATAATAAATGATAAGGAAGTTAAAAAGAAAGACGTCCAGCGCGTCATAGACAATGCAACGGCAGTCGCCATGCCGCGGGACAGGGAAATAATACATGTCATCCCGCAGGAATATATAATAGATGACCAGGGAGGTATAAAGGAACCGGTGGGAATGGCCGGTGTCAGGCTTGAAGCAAAGGTGCACATAGTGACTGGCGCCGTAACCTCCATTCAGAATGTTGTGAAAAGCTGCAACAAGGCAGGGCTCGAGATAGAAGATGTAGTCCTCCAGCAGTTTGCGTCAGGAGAAGCAGTGCTTTCCTCAGATGAGAAAGAGCTTGGAGTGGCACTTTTAGATATCGGCGGAGGCTCAACGGACATAGCGATATACTATAACGGATGTATCAAGTTCACGTCCATGATAGATCTCGGGGGAAACCATGTAACGAACGACATAGCTGTGGGCCTTCGCGCATCGCGGAAAGAGGCTGAGAAAATAAAAACCAGATACGGATGTGCTTATTCGGCCCTTGTAAAACCGGATGAGAAGATAGAAGTGGACAGGATCAGCGGGAAGGAACCAACAATACTTTCGCGAAAGATTTTAAGCGAGATAATCCAACCCCGCGTTGAAGAAATATTTTCCATTGCAAGGCAGGAGATAAGGAAGTCAGGTATTGAAGACCTTATCGCATCAGGCATTGTGTTGACTGGAGGTGCGTCACTTCTGCCCGGAACACAGGAAGTGGCAGAGCAGGTGTTTGAGCTTCCTGTAAGGATAGGCTCCCCATCTGAAATGGACGGAGGTCTTGTTGAAAAGGTAAAGAACCCCATGTACTCGACTGCAGTAGGTCTTATTCTTTACGGAAGCAAATCAATGGGTGATTCCATGCCTGATACTCAGGGGATGGGAGGACTTTTTAAGAAGGCAATGGGATGGTTCCAGGAATTCGTATGA
- the murG gene encoding undecaprenyldiphospho-muramoylpentapeptide beta-N-acetylglucosaminyltransferase: protein MPENERRAVIAGGGTGGHIYAGLSIAEEMKKRWGDGTKILYVGAAGGLEAKILPSSGIEFKLIESMGIKGKKISSMLKGIMAIPQSLVQSSRILNSFKPHIAVGVGGYSSGPVILSAWLRGVPSLILEQNLYPGATNRILSVFAKKIAVNFRGSMEAFPAKKVFWSGNPVRDSVRKGSREKAIQQWGLAEGKFTLLVFGGSQGARRINELVPEAAVLLKKRGCSFQLIHQTGERDFEKVREKYKNEGIEGFTASFILNMEDAYAAADMVVSRAGATTLSELQACRKASILIPFPYATNNHQEHNARSMEKEGAALMMRESEITGESLADAIENFISDRGKLELFSDKAGQLSKINAAEEIVKQCEMLF, encoded by the coding sequence ATGCCTGAAAATGAGAGGAGAGCAGTAATCGCAGGAGGAGGAACAGGCGGGCATATATATGCCGGTTTGAGCATTGCTGAAGAGATGAAAAAAAGGTGGGGTGATGGAACAAAGATTCTTTACGTCGGAGCAGCAGGAGGGCTTGAGGCAAAGATACTTCCTTCATCCGGGATTGAATTTAAGCTTATAGAATCTATGGGAATAAAAGGGAAAAAAATTTCCAGTATGCTGAAAGGGATTATGGCCATACCGCAGAGCCTTGTGCAGTCTTCAAGGATACTTAATTCATTTAAGCCTCATATAGCAGTGGGCGTTGGAGGCTACAGCTCAGGGCCTGTAATACTTTCAGCATGGCTTCGGGGAGTTCCTTCTCTGATATTAGAGCAGAATCTTTATCCGGGAGCAACGAACAGGATACTTTCCGTGTTTGCAAAGAAGATAGCGGTGAACTTCAGAGGTTCCATGGAAGCCTTTCCCGCAAAAAAGGTTTTCTGGTCAGGAAATCCTGTAAGGGATTCTGTCCGGAAGGGGTCACGGGAGAAGGCCATTCAGCAATGGGGGCTTGCAGAAGGAAAATTTACTCTCCTTGTGTTTGGAGGAAGCCAGGGCGCCAGAAGAATAAACGAGCTTGTTCCTGAAGCGGCAGTTCTCCTTAAAAAAAGAGGATGCAGCTTCCAGCTCATACACCAGACAGGGGAGCGCGATTTCGAAAAAGTGAGAGAAAAATATAAAAATGAAGGCATTGAGGGATTTACTGCATCTTTTATCTTAAACATGGAAGATGCTTATGCTGCGGCTGATATGGTTGTATCAAGAGCCGGAGCAACAACATTGAGCGAGCTGCAGGCATGCAGAAAGGCATCGATTCTCATTCCCTTCCCCTATGCTACCAATAACCATCAGGAGCATAATGCGAGGAGCATGGAGAAAGAGGGAGCGGCGCTGATGATGAGAGAAAGCGAGATAACCGGAGAAAGTCTTGCAGATGCGATTGAAAATTTTATCAGTGACAGGGGGAAGCTTGAGCTATTTTCTGACAAGGCAGGACAGCTCAGCAAAATCAATGCGGCTGAAGAAATAGTAAAGCAGTGTGAAATGCTGTTTTAA
- a CDS encoding type II toxin-antitoxin system Phd/YefM family antitoxin yields MKKAALSEVKDDLSRFLRLAEKEEVVITRHGKPAGILIGFEDEEGWFDYLLENDPRFLKKIEQARHNLKSGMGTKIEDL; encoded by the coding sequence ATGAAAAAAGCGGCATTATCTGAAGTAAAGGATGATCTTTCGAGGTTTTTACGATTAGCGGAGAAGGAGGAAGTCGTAATAACACGTCATGGGAAACCTGCGGGGATTTTAATCGGATTTGAAGATGAAGAAGGTTGGTTTGATTATCTTTTAGAGAACGACCCGCGATTTCTAAAGAAGATCGAACAAGCCCGCCATAACCTCAAATCAGGCATGGGGACAAAAATAGAAGATCTTTAG
- a CDS encoding AbrB/MazE/SpoVT family DNA-binding domain-containing protein, with protein sequence MLVKKTSKNQLTLPKEIVKSFPDTDYFDISVRDRKIVLVPVRITSENTALEGIREKLAKLSITVSEVPKAVRWARKNKSRHI encoded by the coding sequence ATGCTTGTGAAGAAAACATCAAAAAATCAGCTTACTCTTCCCAAGGAGATTGTTAAGTCTTTCCCTGACACTGACTATTTTGATATCTCTGTGAGAGATAGAAAGATTGTTCTGGTGCCGGTCAGGATAACCTCAGAGAATACCGCACTGGAAGGCATCAGGGAAAAACTCGCAAAACTTAGCATCACTGTTAGTGAAGTACCGAAGGCTGTCAGATGGGCAAGGAAGAATAAATCCCGCCATATATAA
- the ftsW gene encoding putative lipid II flippase FtsW: protein MPKQSGSDKLILLSALVLSGMGSIMVYSASAIMSMERYSDPYYFFKRQIMYIGVGLVLMIIAMNIDYHNYRNLTIPLLGAAFVLMVLVFIPPIGKAVNGAARWIQFKMIRLQPSEIAKFALIVYASHYISKKRERMKDFKKGLMPLLIVIGLFFILLMKQPDFGTVVTIAAVITILLFVGGMSIKYVFAVILFAVPAIVMAVVLAPYRMKRWTAFMDPWADAQGSGFQIIQSMYAFARGGFWGLGFGEGREKLFYLPAPHNDFILAVIGEEIGMIGVVTVIGLLFLYMYRGVMVAMRSNDMFGMLLAVGIAALIGFQGVVNIAVNVGLMPTKGIPLPFVSYGGSSILFSLFSTGVLLNISEHA from the coding sequence ATGCCTAAACAGTCAGGGAGTGACAAACTAATATTGCTTTCAGCTCTCGTGCTTTCAGGGATGGGCTCAATAATGGTCTACAGCGCAAGCGCAATAATGTCCATGGAAAGATATTCTGACCCTTATTACTTTTTCAAAAGACAGATAATGTACATAGGTGTGGGTCTTGTTTTAATGATTATAGCAATGAACATTGATTATCACAATTACAGAAATTTAACTATTCCTCTGCTTGGCGCTGCCTTTGTGCTTATGGTCCTTGTGTTTATCCCTCCTATAGGGAAAGCGGTTAATGGTGCGGCACGGTGGATACAGTTTAAAATGATAAGGCTTCAGCCTTCGGAGATAGCGAAATTTGCACTCATCGTTTATGCATCGCATTATATTTCGAAAAAAAGGGAAAGGATGAAGGATTTTAAGAAAGGGCTTATGCCTCTTCTTATAGTGATAGGATTATTTTTTATCCTTCTTATGAAGCAACCTGACTTTGGCACTGTCGTGACCATAGCGGCTGTGATCACGATACTTCTTTTTGTAGGCGGCATGAGCATAAAATATGTTTTTGCTGTTATTCTCTTCGCTGTGCCTGCGATTGTCATGGCCGTTGTTCTTGCTCCTTACAGGATGAAAAGATGGACGGCTTTCATGGATCCATGGGCCGATGCCCAGGGGTCCGGTTTCCAGATAATCCAGTCCATGTATGCCTTCGCCAGAGGAGGGTTCTGGGGACTTGGATTTGGTGAAGGGAGGGAAAAGCTGTTTTATCTTCCGGCGCCTCATAATGATTTCATTCTTGCTGTCATAGGAGAAGAGATAGGAATGATAGGTGTTGTTACGGTTATAGGACTTCTTTTCCTTTATATGTACAGGGGAGTCATGGTTGCCATGAGAAGCAATGACATGTTCGGGATGCTCCTTGCAGTAGGAATAGCAGCACTGATAGGTTTTCAGGGAGTAGTAAACATTGCAGTGAATGTAGGGTTAATGCCTACAAAAGGCATCCCTCTTCCATTTGTAAGTTACGGTGGTTCATCCATATTGTTCTCTCTTTTTTCTACGGGTGTACTGCTAAACATATCAGAACATGCCTGA
- a CDS encoding UDP-N-acetylmuramoyl-L-alanine--D-glutamate ligase, with protein sequence MGEIKNILVAGLGRSGISASRLAYQKGMKVYACDRKKKSELESSREAAFPEWLEVATESDGLEFIDRIDTVVLSPGIPAGCELVREAKKKGKKVIAEIEFASLFIDTPIIAVTGTNGKTTVTTLIGDILAEAGENAPVAGNIGVALSDFALQKFKGDFLVVELSSFQLELIESFRPSIAVILNVTPDHLDRYKSIDDYGKAKMNVFMNQREKDVLVLNSDDEFTQSKIAPLKPRSFFFSKKEMNENGVFVKDGMIMFRNGKSAVPVFAVSEIRMMGVHNLENALASICCAFAAGVETDAIKRVLARFTPPPHRMEEVDTIDGVKFINDSKATNVDAMKRALESFEKQVVLIAGGRDKKGDFKSLRHIVSEKVRILILIGEASQKLEDAFSGLVKMQKESSMEDAVKYAFKCAGNGDVVILSPGCASFDMYRNFEERGDDFKNQVRALKGNA encoded by the coding sequence ATGGGAGAAATTAAAAACATACTTGTAGCAGGACTGGGAAGGAGCGGAATTTCGGCAAGCAGGCTTGCGTATCAAAAGGGAATGAAAGTTTATGCCTGCGACCGGAAGAAAAAATCCGAGCTTGAATCCTCCCGGGAAGCCGCATTTCCTGAATGGCTTGAAGTTGCAACAGAAAGCGATGGACTTGAATTTATTGACAGGATTGATACCGTGGTTTTAAGCCCCGGCATTCCTGCAGGATGCGAGCTTGTAAGGGAGGCAAAAAAGAAAGGCAAAAAAGTAATTGCAGAGATAGAGTTTGCAAGTCTTTTTATAGATACTCCAATTATTGCAGTTACAGGAACAAACGGGAAGACCACGGTCACCACTCTGATCGGTGATATTTTAGCTGAAGCCGGGGAAAATGCACCTGTAGCCGGCAACATAGGAGTAGCGCTTTCTGATTTTGCCTTACAGAAGTTCAAGGGAGATTTCCTTGTCGTTGAACTTTCGAGTTTCCAGCTTGAGCTTATAGAATCCTTCAGGCCCTCTATCGCTGTAATACTTAATGTCACTCCCGACCATCTCGACCGTTATAAATCCATTGATGATTATGGGAAAGCCAAGATGAACGTTTTTATGAACCAGAGGGAGAAAGATGTTCTTGTCCTTAACAGCGATGACGAGTTTACGCAAAGCAAAATTGCTCCACTCAAGCCCCGTTCCTTTTTCTTCAGCAAAAAAGAGATGAATGAAAACGGTGTTTTTGTGAAGGACGGAATGATCATGTTCAGGAACGGGAAATCTGCGGTTCCTGTATTTGCTGTTTCAGAAATAAGAATGATGGGAGTTCACAACCTTGAAAACGCCCTTGCTTCCATCTGCTGTGCTTTTGCCGCAGGGGTTGAAACAGATGCTATTAAAAGAGTCCTTGCGAGGTTCACTCCTCCTCCGCACAGGATGGAAGAGGTTGACACAATAGATGGAGTTAAATTTATCAATGATTCAAAAGCCACGAATGTTGATGCTATGAAGCGGGCTCTTGAAAGCTTTGAAAAGCAGGTTGTACTTATAGCCGGAGGACGCGACAAGAAGGGAGATTTTAAATCATTGCGACATATAGTTTCAGAAAAAGTGCGCATACTCATACTTATTGGAGAGGCAAGCCAGAAGCTTGAAGATGCTTTCAGCGGGTTAGTGAAAATGCAAAAAGAGAGCAGTATGGAAGATGCTGTTAAGTACGCTTTCAAATGTGCAGGCAATGGGGACGTGGTGATACTTTCTCCCGGATGCGCCAGCTTCGATATGTACCGCAATTTCGAGGAGAGGGGAGACGATTTTAAAAATCAGGTGAGGGCTCTTAAAGGAAATGCCTAA
- the ftsZ gene encoding cell division protein FtsZ: MIEFASESKRARIKVVGIGGGGGNAVNSMVKCQQIGGVDFIVANTDVQSLGRSQADCRVQIGESLTRGLGAGADPEKGKMAATDDIEKVKAYLIDSDMIFITAGMGGGTGTGAAPVIAKAAKDSGALTVGIVTKPFLFEGKRRMKIADQGIEELKDAVDSLIVIPNQRLLGISGRDIALLDAFKMADDVLRQAVQGLSDIIMKSGYINVDFADVRTVMSNMGRAIMGTGMASGEGKTIMAIQSAISSPLLEEGSIEGARGVLVNITGGPDLSLHEINEASSIINENVTEDALLIIGHVVDNDMEDEVKVTVIATGFEKERQQSTSGFDIRPELLDMSMSGSDEGNVTPIDGDNRNIPAFIRLKNQKREVPSRSEVKSSLSFRKDDLDVPAFLRRKAD; this comes from the coding sequence ATGATAGAATTTGCCAGTGAGTCAAAGAGAGCAAGGATAAAAGTAGTCGGTATCGGAGGAGGAGGCGGCAATGCAGTAAATTCCATGGTTAAGTGTCAGCAGATAGGCGGAGTTGATTTTATTGTCGCTAACACTGATGTTCAGTCGCTCGGAAGATCACAGGCGGACTGCAGAGTTCAGATAGGTGAGAGTTTAACGCGTGGGCTCGGCGCAGGAGCTGACCCTGAAAAAGGGAAGATGGCTGCAACAGACGACATAGAAAAAGTAAAGGCCTACTTAATAGATTCAGACATGATATTCATAACTGCCGGCATGGGCGGAGGGACAGGTACGGGCGCTGCACCTGTCATAGCAAAGGCAGCAAAGGATTCCGGCGCTTTGACTGTGGGAATAGTTACAAAGCCTTTTCTCTTCGAAGGGAAAAGAAGAATGAAGATTGCCGATCAGGGAATCGAGGAACTTAAAGATGCAGTTGACAGCCTTATAGTGATTCCAAATCAGAGGCTGCTTGGCATTTCAGGGAGAGATATCGCTCTTCTTGATGCTTTCAAGATGGCTGATGATGTTCTGCGCCAGGCAGTGCAGGGTTTATCTGATATAATAATGAAGTCCGGCTATATCAATGTTGATTTTGCTGACGTACGGACTGTGATGAGCAACATGGGAAGGGCGATAATGGGGACCGGAATGGCAAGCGGAGAAGGAAAAACCATTATGGCCATACAAAGTGCAATTTCAAGTCCACTCCTTGAGGAAGGTTCCATAGAGGGCGCAAGAGGTGTGCTTGTGAACATCACCGGCGGACCTGACCTTTCGCTCCATGAGATAAATGAAGCATCGAGCATAATAAATGAGAATGTAACCGAAGACGCTCTTCTTATTATTGGTCATGTTGTTGATAATGACATGGAGGATGAAGTAAAGGTTACTGTCATTGCAACAGGCTTTGAGAAAGAGCGCCAGCAGAGTACATCGGGTTTTGATATCAGGCCTGAGCTTCTCGATATGTCTATGTCTGGCTCTGATGAAGGTAATGTTACACCCATCGACGGGGATAATAGGAATATTCCTGCTTTCATAAGATTGAAGAACCAGAAGAGGGAAGTGCCATCGAGAAGCGAGGTGAAGTCGTCGCTGTCGTTTAGGAAGGATGATCTCGACGTGCCGGCGTTCCTTCGCCGCAAAGCCGACTAA
- the murB gene encoding UDP-N-acetylmuramate dehydrogenase — MAVTIMTNNWQQEFAETFGEKVKFNVPMKEHTTFHAGGNAWGMLFPAGIEEIKKAAALCRKWKMDFIPIGHGSNILCLDSGYKGIIINLAKDYRGFRWEEREGRYIVRAEAGAALTQMIRVIGAEGIGGLEFACGIPGTMGGAVSGNAGAFGDSIMEHVSSLEILKKTGEVVSLDKGSMRYGYRYTELKKGAVVIRAEMILDAVDPEEFNRKSEIYIKERRMKQPSEPYTAGSIFKNPEGDSAGRLIDAAGLKGESVGGAVVSAKHANFIVNRGNASARDILELINIMHDKVFAKTGVSLDPEIKIIGKGL, encoded by the coding sequence ATGGCAGTGACAATTATGACTAATAATTGGCAGCAGGAATTTGCTGAGACATTTGGGGAAAAGGTGAAGTTCAATGTTCCCATGAAGGAACACACGACTTTTCATGCCGGAGGCAATGCATGGGGAATGCTATTCCCTGCCGGGATCGAGGAAATAAAAAAAGCGGCAGCGCTTTGCAGGAAATGGAAGATGGATTTTATTCCAATAGGTCATGGTTCAAACATCCTCTGCCTTGATAGCGGATACAAGGGGATAATCATAAATCTTGCGAAAGATTACAGGGGATTCAGATGGGAAGAAAGAGAAGGAAGATATATTGTCCGAGCTGAAGCAGGAGCGGCACTTACGCAAATGATAAGGGTGATAGGCGCAGAAGGAATAGGCGGACTTGAATTTGCATGCGGCATTCCAGGGACAATGGGCGGCGCAGTGTCAGGAAACGCCGGTGCTTTCGGAGATTCCATAATGGAACATGTATCTTCTCTTGAGATCCTTAAAAAAACTGGTGAGGTGGTCTCTCTGGATAAAGGCTCAATGAGATATGGCTACAGATATACGGAGCTTAAAAAAGGCGCTGTTGTCATCAGAGCTGAGATGATTCTGGATGCTGTAGACCCAGAAGAATTTAACAGGAAGTCGGAGATATATATAAAAGAGCGCCGCATGAAGCAACCTTCCGAGCCGTACACTGCGGGATCAATATTCAAGAACCCTGAAGGTGATTCAGCCGGAAGACTTATAGATGCTGCGGGATTAAAAGGAGAGAGCGTAGGAGGTGCCGTTGTTTCCGCGAAACATGCGAACTTTATTGTAAACCGTGGGAATGCTTCTGCGCGCGACATATTGGAGCTGATAAATATTATGCATGATAAGGTGTTTGCTAAGACCGGTGTATCACTCGATCCGGAGATAAAAATTATCGGGAAAGGATTATAA
- a CDS encoding FtsQ-type POTRA domain-containing protein — translation MKRRGRTTVLRDQRVSRKKKGGKSSSGKRSIAFLPANFLTYATVIISILLVAVFVKTYISSLAFLGLPRINIEGNELLPEQKIITAGGFSGCSIFSFSASDAVEELKKIPWIKSVSVRKKLPNSVYINIEERKPFAWLDNNGLKLVDECGVVLDSMPQVKTEGLLTIKGIGNLKTYRPGEKVEGKGMEEAVAVIKQISTGASWIKDKVAEIDVKDSNNPVLVMSSYSFQVYLGDGMITEKMDNLKKVFYSFKDEELIRISLFDLRFKDRVIIRTDNKSEPEEKNVVKET, via the coding sequence ATGAAAAGAAGAGGTAGAACAACAGTACTGCGTGATCAGAGGGTCTCAAGGAAAAAGAAGGGAGGAAAATCTTCTTCAGGGAAGAGAAGTATCGCATTTCTTCCGGCAAATTTTTTGACATATGCGACAGTGATTATTTCCATTCTTCTAGTCGCGGTATTTGTGAAGACTTATATCTCAAGCCTCGCCTTCCTCGGTCTGCCACGTATAAACATTGAAGGGAATGAATTGCTTCCTGAGCAGAAGATCATTACTGCCGGAGGTTTTTCAGGGTGCAGTATATTTTCTTTCAGCGCCTCTGATGCGGTAGAAGAGCTTAAAAAAATTCCATGGATAAAGTCAGTGAGTGTGAGAAAGAAACTTCCCAATTCGGTCTATATAAACATCGAAGAACGAAAACCTTTTGCATGGCTCGATAATAATGGTTTAAAATTAGTAGATGAATGCGGTGTTGTTCTTGATTCGATGCCGCAGGTTAAGACAGAAGGGCTTCTCACAATAAAAGGGATAGGCAATTTAAAGACATACAGGCCGGGAGAAAAGGTTGAAGGGAAAGGGATGGAAGAAGCAGTGGCCGTGATAAAGCAGATAAGTACGGGAGCTTCGTGGATTAAGGACAAGGTTGCAGAGATAGACGTTAAAGACTCGAACAACCCGGTCCTTGTAATGTCCTCTTATTCTTTCCAGGTATATCTTGGCGACGGAATGATAACGGAGAAAATGGATAACCTGAAAAAAGTTTTTTACTCTTTCAAAGATGAAGAACTGATACGGATATCCCTCTTTGACTTAAGATTCAAAGACAGGGTTATAATACGGACTGACAACAAATCAGAACCTGAAGAAAAGAATGTGGTCAAAGAAACGTGA
- a CDS encoding D-alanine--D-alanine ligase produces the protein MKPLLQKKIGVLMGGTSSERDISLKTGSAVLTSLLRQKFNAVEIDPAGGILKKLEKEKIDIAFISLHGPGGEDGTVQGLLEIEGIPYTGSNVLASAISMDKELSKIIFLHNDIPTPNFIVARLDAGDDAEKCINMLAENEIPYPVVCKPACGGSTIGITIVKDEKEMAEAFALAGKYDGKLIIEEFIKGRDLTVGVLRGEALPVIEMSAKSGFYDFDAKYKKGMTTYICPAKISEDEEMQCRQYSLMASKALGCSGSPRVDIRMDAEGNVYVLEVNTIPGMTETSLLPMAAAKVGISFDKLVYSILEEAYEKKR, from the coding sequence ATGAAGCCTCTTTTACAAAAAAAGATAGGGGTTCTGATGGGGGGCACTTCATCTGAGAGAGATATTTCTTTAAAGACAGGGAGTGCAGTTCTGACCTCTCTTCTGAGACAGAAATTTAATGCAGTCGAAATAGACCCGGCTGGAGGTATTTTAAAAAAGCTTGAGAAGGAGAAGATAGACATCGCATTTATCTCTCTTCACGGTCCGGGCGGGGAAGATGGAACGGTGCAGGGACTTCTTGAGATAGAGGGGATTCCATATACGGGAAGCAACGTGCTTGCAAGCGCCATTTCTATGGATAAGGAGCTTTCAAAAATAATATTCCTGCACAACGATATTCCTACGCCTAATTTTATAGTTGCACGTCTGGATGCAGGAGATGATGCAGAAAAATGTATCAATATGCTCGCAGAAAATGAAATCCCTTATCCTGTTGTATGCAAGCCTGCCTGCGGAGGTTCAACCATAGGGATAACGATTGTGAAAGATGAGAAAGAGATGGCAGAGGCATTTGCTCTTGCAGGTAAATATGACGGAAAGCTCATAATCGAAGAATTCATTAAGGGACGGGATCTCACTGTGGGAGTTTTAAGAGGAGAAGCACTGCCTGTGATAGAGATGAGCGCAAAGAGCGGTTTTTATGATTTCGATGCAAAGTATAAGAAAGGCATGACAACCTATATATGCCCTGCAAAGATTTCTGAAGATGAGGAGATGCAGTGCAGACAATATTCACTCATGGCATCCAAGGCATTGGGATGCAGCGGTTCCCCCCGGGTTGACATAAGGATGGATGCTGAAGGGAATGTCTATGTGCTCGAAGTGAATACCATCCCCGGGATGACGGAGACAAGTCTTCTGCCCATGGCGGCAGCTAAGGTTGGTATAAGTTTCGATAAACTTGTCTACAGCATATTAGAGGAAGCCTATGAAAAGAAGAGGTAG
- a CDS encoding UDP-N-acetylmuramate--L-alanine ligase, with product MYRKNLKIHFVGIGGIGMSGIAEVLLNLGYKVSGSDMKKSQITERLKSLGAEIYYGHSAGNVNGSDVVVVSSAVTADNIEAKSALEQKIAVLRRAEMLSELMRMKYGIAIAGSHGKTTTTSLIASVLAKGGLDPTAVIGGRLNSTGTNAKLGQGEFLVAEADESDGSFMTLNPCIAVATNIDKEHMDFYGDMKKLKETFSAFLNKVPFYGTSVICTDDENIQDIIPLLEKRTITYGFNSQADYTADNLTFAGFESGFDAYFKKEKLGHVKVKLTGRHNVLNSLAAIAVGQELSIPVDTIISAIGEFEGIQRRLQHKGEKDGITVVDDYGHHPSEIRATLQAARSIWSGKIIVLFQPHRYSRTQSLLEEFYRSFYDCDTLVVTDIYPAGEKPIEGIDSDLLSKGIKAHGHKDVHHISEKKEILKFLSLNLAKGDMLITLGAGNVYEIGEEFLK from the coding sequence TTGTACAGAAAAAATCTAAAGATACATTTTGTTGGTATAGGCGGAATAGGGATGAGCGGCATTGCCGAAGTGCTGTTAAACCTCGGCTATAAAGTTTCCGGCTCTGACATGAAAAAGAGCCAGATAACGGAACGGCTTAAATCCCTGGGAGCGGAAATATATTATGGCCACAGTGCCGGCAACGTAAATGGCAGCGATGTTGTGGTTGTCAGCTCTGCCGTAACTGCGGATAATATTGAAGCAAAAAGCGCTCTGGAACAGAAGATAGCGGTGCTTCGCAGGGCGGAGATGCTCTCAGAACTGATGAGAATGAAATACGGCATTGCAATCGCAGGTTCCCACGGCAAGACTACTACGACATCTCTCATTGCATCTGTTCTCGCCAAAGGAGGACTCGACCCTACGGCGGTCATCGGAGGAAGGTTAAACAGCACCGGCACTAATGCCAAGCTTGGACAGGGAGAATTCCTTGTCGCAGAGGCGGATGAGAGTGACGGGTCGTTCATGACACTAAATCCCTGTATTGCTGTAGCCACTAATATTGACAAAGAGCATATGGATTTTTACGGCGACATGAAGAAGCTGAAAGAAACATTCTCTGCTTTCCTGAACAAAGTCCCATTTTACGGGACTTCCGTTATCTGCACAGATGATGAAAACATACAGGACATAATCCCGTTGCTTGAGAAGAGGACAATAACTTACGGGTTCAATTCGCAGGCTGACTATACAGCTGATAATCTTACGTTCGCTGGTTTTGAAAGCGGATTTGATGCCTATTTTAAAAAAGAGAAGCTGGGACATGTAAAAGTGAAATTGACAGGAAGACATAATGTGCTCAATTCACTTGCGGCAATTGCAGTGGGACAGGAGCTTTCGATCCCTGTTGATACAATAATATCTGCCATTGGCGAGTTTGAAGGAATACAACGAAGGCTTCAGCACAAGGGTGAAAAAGACGGGATCACAGTTGTTGATGACTACGGTCATCATCCAAGCGAGATACGCGCAACACTTCAGGCTGCGAGAAGCATATGGTCAGGGAAAATCATAGTTTTGTTCCAGCCGCACCGCTACTCAAGGACACAGTCCCTTCTGGAAGAGTTCTACAGGTCTTTTTATGACTGCGACACATTGGTTGTAACTGACATTTATCCTGCCGGTGAAAAACCAATAGAAGGCATTGATTCAGATCTCCTGAGCAAAGGAATAAAAGCACATGGGCATAAGGATGTGCACCACATAAGCGAAAAAAAAGAGATATTGAAATTTCTAAGCCTCAACCTTGCAAAGGGAGACATGCTGATAACTCTTGGCGCCGGCAATGTCTATGAGATTGGAGAGGAGTTTTTAAAATAA